From a region of the Streptomyces venezuelae genome:
- a CDS encoding right-handed parallel beta-helix repeat-containing protein, whose product MSWTRRFPAVPAALLAALLALLSLLVAAPAASAHEERPITLPDGSGSVPEYRTAEPDLIVCKTDRPGFERRISAFPEDLRQRNLALYERCEKSGYRHLQEAVDAVDRPGMNIAILPGLYEEEPSLPTPTGECAALKAPQSSLGYQILSYEQQVQCRHNQNLVAILGKTNLQIEGTGASRLDVVVDAKYQKLNAIRADKSNGIYFRNFTAQRTTFNSLYVLAGDGFVIDDVLTRWNDEYGFLTFASDHGLYKNCESYGNGDSGIYPGSASNINDGRGYEVPRYSIEITGCRSHHNMVGYSGTAGDSVWVHDNEFDQNMGGASMDSAFPGHPGLPQNHAKFERNLIHDNNQDYYGYVADGTCAKPPIERGYERGVVCPQISMPPGTGIITAGGNWNLYENNWVYGHRRAGFFLSAVPAFIRGEEAWSKQTDTSHHNRYAGNVMGKDKSGAARPNGMDVWWDGQGRANCWQDGPDGSTPGTVPQCGDRRGEVSGASARLVGEPVKLAQLLVCADYNVQARKLPSGCDWYGARGLERVETQLALAVAAVLLLVGGVLWWRRLRGSRLGTAATLAGLAGLVLDVAGSTMPLTATIVPALALLLLGLWWAGAGLVMRPTRPWLARLTLLLAGLTVLDAFDKAVLMIPWTPLSPAWVRALVAVVWVLWAVVASARPGVPARPAGPGGDPAGDRAPVPGDPAPALSAAAPEPPATPDPAP is encoded by the coding sequence ATGTCGTGGACCCGCAGGTTCCCTGCCGTGCCGGCGGCGCTCCTCGCCGCCCTCCTCGCCCTCCTGTCCCTCCTCGTCGCGGCGCCCGCCGCCAGCGCGCACGAGGAGCGCCCGATCACCCTCCCGGACGGCTCCGGATCGGTACCCGAGTACCGAACGGCGGAGCCCGACCTGATCGTCTGCAAGACCGACCGGCCCGGATTCGAGCGCCGGATATCCGCCTTCCCCGAAGACCTCAGGCAGCGCAACCTCGCCCTGTACGAGCGGTGCGAGAAGAGCGGCTACCGGCACCTGCAGGAGGCCGTCGACGCCGTCGACCGGCCCGGGATGAACATCGCGATCCTCCCCGGGCTGTACGAGGAGGAGCCCTCCCTCCCCACGCCCACGGGGGAGTGCGCCGCGCTCAAGGCCCCCCAGTCCTCGCTCGGCTACCAGATCCTGTCCTACGAGCAGCAGGTGCAGTGCCGCCACAACCAGAACCTCGTCGCCATCCTGGGCAAGACGAACCTGCAGATCGAGGGCACGGGCGCATCACGGCTCGACGTGGTCGTCGACGCCAAGTACCAGAAGCTGAACGCCATCCGCGCCGACAAGTCCAACGGCATCTACTTCCGCAACTTCACCGCCCAGCGCACCACCTTCAACTCGCTGTACGTGCTCGCGGGCGACGGCTTCGTCATCGACGACGTGCTGACCCGCTGGAACGACGAATACGGTTTCCTGACCTTCGCCAGCGACCACGGGCTCTACAAGAACTGCGAGTCGTACGGGAACGGCGACTCCGGCATCTACCCGGGCAGCGCCTCGAACATCAACGACGGCCGCGGCTACGAGGTCCCCCGGTACTCCATCGAGATCACCGGCTGCCGCAGCCACCACAACATGGTCGGCTACTCCGGCACCGCGGGCGACTCGGTGTGGGTGCACGACAACGAGTTCGACCAGAACATGGGCGGCGCCTCGATGGACAGCGCCTTCCCCGGCCACCCCGGACTCCCGCAGAACCACGCCAAGTTCGAGCGGAACCTGATCCACGACAACAACCAGGACTACTACGGGTACGTCGCCGACGGCACCTGCGCCAAGCCGCCGATCGAGCGCGGCTACGAGCGGGGCGTGGTCTGCCCGCAGATCTCCATGCCGCCGGGCACCGGCATCATCACCGCGGGCGGCAACTGGAACCTCTACGAGAACAACTGGGTGTACGGGCACCGGCGTGCCGGCTTCTTCCTGAGCGCGGTCCCCGCCTTCATCCGCGGTGAGGAAGCGTGGTCGAAGCAGACCGACACCTCCCACCACAACCGGTACGCCGGGAACGTCATGGGCAAGGACAAGTCCGGCGCCGCCCGGCCCAACGGCATGGACGTGTGGTGGGACGGCCAGGGGCGCGCCAACTGCTGGCAGGACGGACCCGACGGCTCCACCCCCGGCACGGTCCCGCAGTGCGGTGACCGCCGGGGCGAGGTCTCCGGGGCGTCCGCCCGCCTGGTCGGCGAACCGGTCAAGCTGGCCCAGCTCCTCGTCTGCGCGGACTACAACGTCCAGGCGCGCAAACTCCCGTCCGGCTGCGACTGGTACGGCGCACGCGGACTGGAGCGGGTGGAGACCCAGCTCGCGCTGGCCGTGGCCGCGGTGCTGCTGCTCGTCGGCGGTGTCCTGTGGTGGCGCCGCCTGCGCGGCTCCCGGCTGGGCACGGCCGCCACGCTGGCCGGGCTGGCGGGTCTGGTCCTGGACGTGGCGGGCTCCACCATGCCCCTGACCGCCACCATCGTTCCGGCGCTCGCCCTCCTCCTGCTCGGCCTGTGGTGGGCGGGCGCAGGCCTGGTCATGCGCCCCACACGCCCCTGGCTGGCCCGCCTGACCCTGCTGCTGGCCGGGCTCACCGTGCTGGACGCCTTCGACAAGGCCGTCCTGATGATCCCCTGGACCCCCCTCAGCCCCGCCTGGGTGCGGGCCCTGGTCGCGGTGGTCTGGGTCCTGTGGGCGGTGGTGGCCTCGGCCCGCCCGGGCGTCCCGGCCCGCCCGGCAGGCCCGGGCGGAGATCCCGCGGGCGACCGCGCCCCGGTACCCGGCGACCCCGCCCCGGCGCTGAGCGCGGCGGCCCCCGAGCCCCCGGCGACCCCGGACCCCGCACCGTGA
- a CDS encoding CitMHS family transporter — protein MLTFLGFAMIATFLVLIMMKRMSPIAALVLIPALFCVFAGKGAHFGDYVIEGVGKLAPTAAMLMFAIVYFGVMIDVGLFDPIVRGILRFCKADPMRVVVGTAVLAAIVSLDGDGSTTFMITVSAMYPLYKRLGLSLVVMTGVAATANGVMNTLPWGGPTARAATALKLDAADIFVPMIPALAAGLLFVLVLAYVLGVKERRRVGTLVLPGQAGPAAAEAELVPAAPGAPGTASLSASGSAPAPALASGEGGAAGSAAGTHGSGDAATPEDAFQGLDPDRSTLRPRLYWFNAGLTVALLTAMITEMLPIPVLFLLGAALALTVNFPHMPDQKARIAAHADNVLNVAGMVFAAAVFTGVLTGTGMVKHMADWLVGAIPEGMGPHMALVTGLLSLPLTYFMSNDGFYFGVLPVLAEAGAAHGVSPLEIARASLVGQALHMSSPLVPAVYVLVGMAKVEFGDHTRFTVKWAALTSLVVLGAGMLFGII, from the coding sequence ATGCTGACCTTCCTCGGCTTCGCCATGATCGCGACGTTCCTGGTCCTGATCATGATGAAGAGAATGTCGCCCATCGCGGCGCTCGTCCTCATCCCCGCACTCTTCTGCGTGTTCGCAGGGAAGGGCGCGCACTTCGGCGACTACGTCATCGAAGGCGTCGGCAAGCTCGCCCCGACCGCCGCCATGCTGATGTTCGCCATCGTCTACTTCGGCGTGATGATCGACGTCGGCCTCTTCGACCCGATCGTCCGCGGCATCCTGCGCTTCTGCAAGGCGGATCCGATGCGGGTGGTGGTCGGCACCGCCGTCCTCGCCGCGATCGTCTCGCTCGACGGAGACGGATCGACCACCTTCATGATCACTGTCTCGGCCATGTACCCGCTTTACAAGCGGCTCGGTCTGAGCCTGGTGGTGATGACGGGCGTCGCGGCCACGGCCAACGGCGTCATGAACACCCTGCCCTGGGGCGGTCCGACGGCGCGCGCCGCCACCGCCCTCAAGCTCGACGCCGCCGACATCTTCGTCCCGATGATTCCGGCGCTCGCGGCAGGCCTGCTCTTCGTCCTCGTCCTGGCGTACGTCCTCGGTGTGAAGGAGCGCCGCCGCGTGGGCACGCTGGTGCTGCCCGGTCAGGCGGGTCCGGCGGCCGCCGAGGCGGAGCTGGTCCCGGCCGCGCCCGGTGCGCCGGGCACCGCCTCCCTCTCCGCCTCCGGTTCCGCTCCTGCCCCCGCCCTTGCTTCCGGTGAAGGCGGCGCCGCCGGTTCAGCGGCCGGCACGCACGGCAGCGGTGACGCCGCCACCCCCGAGGACGCCTTCCAGGGACTCGACCCCGACCGCTCCACCCTGCGACCCCGGCTCTACTGGTTCAACGCGGGCCTCACCGTGGCCCTGCTCACCGCGATGATCACGGAAATGCTGCCCATCCCGGTGCTGTTCCTGCTCGGCGCCGCGCTCGCCCTCACCGTCAACTTCCCGCACATGCCCGACCAGAAGGCCCGGATCGCCGCCCACGCCGACAACGTCCTGAACGTCGCCGGCATGGTCTTCGCCGCCGCCGTCTTCACCGGGGTGCTCACCGGCACCGGCATGGTCAAGCACATGGCCGACTGGCTCGTCGGGGCCATCCCCGAAGGCATGGGCCCGCACATGGCCCTGGTCACCGGCCTGCTCAGCCTGCCGCTCACCTACTTCATGTCCAACGACGGCTTCTACTTCGGCGTCCTGCCGGTCCTGGCCGAGGCGGGCGCCGCCCACGGGGTCTCCCCGCTGGAGATCGCCCGGGCCTCCCTCGTCGGCCAGGCCCTGCACATGTCGAGCCCACTGGTTCCGGCCGTCTACGTCCTCGTCGGCATGGCCAAGGTCGAGTTCGGCGACCACACCCGGTTCACCGTGAAATGGGCGGCCCTGACCTCGCTCGTCGTCCTCGGGGCAGGGATGCTTTTCGGCATCATCTGA
- a CDS encoding TetR/AcrR family transcriptional regulator encodes MDPVPPVHSLRRTPVQQRSADRLARILDACAELLDETGYENLSTRAVAARAGVPIGSVYRFFGNKRAMAIALAHRNLDQYVDGIADRLTDLPATHWRPVVDAVLDEYLAMKRSVPGFALVDFGVPAPPAGEPEADPNHQVAARLTELLAAHLALTPDAALERSVLVAVEATDALIQLAFRADPAGDPGIVTETRAMMHAYLARVLD; translated from the coding sequence ATGGACCCCGTGCCTCCCGTCCACTCCCTGCGCCGCACGCCCGTCCAGCAGCGCAGCGCCGACCGGCTCGCCCGGATCCTCGACGCCTGCGCCGAACTGCTGGACGAGACCGGGTACGAGAACCTCAGCACCCGTGCCGTCGCCGCGCGCGCCGGCGTGCCGATCGGTTCCGTCTACCGCTTCTTCGGCAACAAGCGGGCCATGGCCATCGCGCTCGCCCACCGCAACCTGGACCAGTACGTCGACGGCATCGCGGACCGGCTCACCGACCTCCCGGCCACCCACTGGCGGCCCGTCGTGGACGCGGTACTCGACGAGTACCTGGCCATGAAGCGGAGCGTGCCCGGCTTCGCGCTCGTCGACTTCGGCGTGCCCGCGCCTCCGGCCGGGGAGCCGGAGGCGGATCCCAACCACCAGGTCGCCGCCCGGCTGACGGAACTCCTCGCCGCGCATCTCGCCCTGACCCCCGACGCCGCCCTGGAGCGGTCCGTCCTCGTCGCGGTCGAGGCCACCGACGCGCTGATACAACTCGCCTTCCGGGCCGACCCGGCCGGGGACCCCGGCATCGTCACCGAGACCCGCGCGATGATGCACGCGTACCTGGCCCGCGTGCTGGACTGA
- a CDS encoding Zn-dependent alcohol dehydrogenase — protein sequence MVRAAVLPAVGAPLEIRDIVLPDPGPGQVRVRLAAAGVCHSDLSLTNGTMRVPVPAVLGHEGAGTVLAVGEGVTHVAPGDGVVLNWAPSCGECHHCTIGEVWLCATALTGVGAVYAHDAQGTALHPGLNVAAFAEETVVAANCVLPAPAGIPLAEAALLGCAVLTGYGAVHHSAQLRPGESVAVFGAGGVGLVALQAARIAQAGPVIAVDVSPAKEELARAAGATEFVLASDTTAKQIRALTGGQGADVAVECVGRSETIRGAWESTRRGGRTTVVGIGGKEQQVTFHSMEIFHFARTLTGCVYGNSDPARDLPVIAEHVRAGRLDLGALVTDRITLDDIPVAFDAMLAGKGGRSLVVF from the coding sequence ATGGTCCGCGCCGCTGTCCTGCCCGCCGTCGGAGCCCCGCTGGAGATACGGGACATCGTGCTGCCGGATCCCGGCCCCGGGCAGGTCCGGGTGCGGCTCGCCGCAGCCGGAGTGTGCCACTCCGACCTCTCCCTCACCAACGGCACCATGCGGGTTCCCGTGCCCGCCGTCCTCGGCCACGAGGGCGCGGGCACGGTCCTCGCGGTGGGGGAGGGCGTCACCCACGTGGCCCCCGGTGACGGCGTGGTGCTCAACTGGGCGCCGTCCTGCGGAGAGTGTCACCACTGCACGATCGGTGAGGTCTGGCTCTGCGCCACCGCGCTCACCGGGGTCGGGGCCGTCTACGCGCACGACGCGCAGGGCACCGCACTGCACCCCGGGCTGAACGTGGCCGCCTTCGCCGAGGAGACCGTCGTCGCGGCCAACTGCGTGCTGCCCGCCCCCGCCGGGATCCCGCTCGCCGAAGCCGCCCTGCTCGGCTGCGCCGTCCTCACAGGCTACGGAGCCGTCCACCACAGCGCCCAGCTCCGCCCCGGCGAGTCGGTGGCCGTCTTCGGAGCCGGCGGCGTCGGTCTGGTGGCCCTCCAGGCCGCCCGGATCGCCCAGGCGGGTCCGGTCATCGCCGTCGACGTGTCCCCGGCGAAGGAGGAGCTGGCCCGCGCGGCCGGAGCCACCGAGTTCGTACTGGCCTCCGACACCACCGCCAAGCAGATCCGCGCACTGACCGGCGGGCAGGGAGCCGACGTCGCCGTCGAGTGCGTCGGCCGGTCCGAGACCATCCGCGGCGCCTGGGAGTCGACCCGGCGCGGCGGCCGTACCACCGTCGTCGGCATCGGTGGCAAGGAGCAGCAGGTCACCTTCCACTCCATGGAGATCTTCCACTTCGCCCGCACCCTCACCGGCTGCGTCTACGGCAACAGCGACCCGGCCCGCGACCTCCCGGTGATCGCCGAGCACGTCCGTGCGGGACGTCTCGACCTCGGCGCCCTGGTCACCGACCGGATCACCCTCGACGACATCCCCGTGGCCTTCGACGCCATGCTGGCGGGCAAGGGAGGTCGCTCCCTGGTCGTGTTCTGA
- a CDS encoding TetR/AcrR family transcriptional regulator codes for MARPRKPLLSRDRIVEAAGALVDAEGLEAVSTRRLAAALGVSGPSLYNHFRTKDEILDAVADAVSARVDLSMFDGGQDWRAALHAWAHSYRDALADHPNIVPVLARGPGRRPAGLRLADAVFGAMTAAGWPAAQATRIGALMRYFILGSAVASFAGGFVDDRTAYDPADYPHLGQAHLLAERGREVDEGAFETGLAALLDGLALQYEALKEGA; via the coding sequence ATGGCCAGACCGCGCAAGCCCCTCCTCAGCCGGGACCGCATCGTCGAGGCGGCCGGCGCCCTGGTGGACGCGGAGGGGCTGGAGGCGGTCTCGACGCGGCGGCTGGCGGCCGCGCTGGGGGTCAGCGGGCCCTCGCTCTACAACCATTTCCGCACCAAGGACGAGATCCTGGACGCGGTGGCGGACGCGGTGAGCGCGCGGGTGGACCTGTCGATGTTCGACGGCGGCCAGGACTGGCGGGCGGCCCTGCACGCGTGGGCGCACTCCTACCGGGACGCGCTGGCGGACCACCCGAACATCGTGCCGGTCCTGGCGCGCGGGCCCGGCCGCCGGCCGGCCGGGCTGCGGCTGGCGGACGCGGTCTTCGGGGCGATGACGGCGGCGGGCTGGCCGGCGGCACAGGCGACCCGGATCGGCGCGCTGATGCGGTACTTCATCCTGGGCTCGGCGGTGGCGTCCTTCGCCGGGGGTTTCGTGGACGACCGCACGGCGTACGACCCGGCGGACTACCCGCACCTGGGCCAGGCCCACCTGCTGGCGGAGCGCGGGCGCGAGGTGGACGAGGGCGCCTTCGAGACGGGCCTGGCGGCGCTGCTCGACGGTCTGGCCTTGCAGTACGAGGCGTTGAAGGAGGGGGCATGA
- a CDS encoding HEAT repeat domain-containing protein, producing the protein MRVRALLRAADEAARGTVGAAALGVDAPGANGLSALDIAAARGSYPVVEVLSGYGARLDRVGPDGRTPLLRAVDAGAYAVAVLLQSASVPLWPKGPDGRTALELARHWHETGAENELRRRTGATESAESSEPPDPPEPSGPAEISRVMDDEYSFTRLLRLPGTDAHVRTGHTAILCRLEAVHGIRTPFAELLARAEAEGDLRGVTRDAAVSVLYGRADPETWEAAAALRTHPRPSVRHFGAEVVRCISLFDECEEGGGCIDGAGCVAEPAAGLFLAWAADEPDPDVLAVLLTALADCPALPRATLAEALLPHARHPSAVVRRSVANAFVACADEEGVLPQILGYLQDGDAEVRRSSCFAVARQRDRSREVRDCLIPLLADPSIELQIQAVRALVLLDDPRGEEALDWLGLGYTEDEPGYWFLYEAHRHLRLRKEAGAPGGRS; encoded by the coding sequence GTGCGGGTCCGCGCACTGCTGCGGGCGGCCGACGAGGCCGCCCGGGGCACAGTCGGCGCAGCCGCCCTCGGCGTGGACGCGCCCGGGGCGAACGGCCTGTCGGCGCTGGACATCGCGGCGGCCCGAGGCTCGTACCCGGTGGTCGAGGTGCTGAGCGGCTACGGCGCACGGCTGGACCGCGTGGGCCCCGACGGCCGGACCCCGCTGCTGCGAGCGGTCGATGCCGGCGCCTACGCGGTCGCCGTTCTCCTGCAGTCCGCCTCGGTACCGCTGTGGCCCAAGGGCCCCGACGGGCGGACCGCCCTGGAGCTGGCCCGCCACTGGCACGAGACGGGCGCCGAGAACGAGTTGCGCCGCCGAACGGGAGCCACGGAGTCCGCTGAGTCCTCGGAACCCCCGGACCCCCCGGAACCCTCGGGTCCCGCAGAGATCAGCCGGGTCATGGACGACGAGTACTCCTTCACCCGTCTGCTGCGACTGCCGGGCACCGACGCCCACGTACGCACCGGGCACACGGCCATCCTGTGCCGGCTGGAGGCCGTCCACGGGATACGCACCCCCTTCGCCGAACTCCTCGCCCGCGCCGAAGCGGAGGGCGACCTACGCGGCGTGACGCGCGACGCGGCCGTATCGGTCCTGTACGGCCGGGCCGACCCCGAGACGTGGGAGGCCGCCGCGGCACTGCGCACCCATCCGCGCCCCTCCGTACGGCACTTCGGCGCCGAGGTCGTGCGCTGCATCAGCCTCTTCGACGAGTGCGAGGAGGGCGGTGGGTGTATCGACGGGGCCGGATGCGTGGCGGAACCGGCCGCAGGCCTCTTCCTCGCGTGGGCGGCCGACGAACCGGATCCGGACGTTCTCGCCGTCCTGCTCACCGCACTGGCGGACTGCCCGGCGCTGCCCCGTGCCACCCTCGCCGAGGCCCTGCTCCCCCACGCGCGGCATCCGTCCGCCGTGGTCCGCCGTTCGGTGGCGAACGCGTTCGTCGCCTGTGCGGACGAGGAGGGCGTGCTCCCCCAGATCCTCGGGTACCTCCAGGACGGTGACGCCGAGGTGCGCCGCAGCAGCTGCTTCGCCGTGGCGCGGCAGAGGGACCGTTCCCGCGAGGTGCGCGACTGCCTGATACCGCTCCTGGCCGATCCGTCGATCGAGCTCCAGATCCAGGCGGTACGGGCACTGGTCCTGCTCGACGATCCGCGCGGCGAGGAGGCCCTGGACTGGCTCGGCCTCGGGTACACCGAGGACGAGCCCGGCTACTGGTTCCTGTACGAGGCCCACCGCCACCTGCGGCTGCGCAAGGAGGCGGGCGCGCCCGGCGGGCGGTCCTAG
- a CDS encoding aldehyde dehydrogenase family protein, whose amino-acid sequence MKAHDGMYIDGAWRPAAGSDLIEVVNPAVGKVIAQVPAGTEEDVDAAVRAARAALPGWAATAPAERAALIGALRDALVARTGELTETITAELGSPLGFSKAVHVGAPIAVASSYAELASSYAFEERVGNSTVLLEPIGVVAAITPWNYPLHQVVAKVAPALAAGCTLVLKPAEDTPLTAQLFAEAVHEVGIPAGVFNLVTGTGPVAGQALAAHEGVDLVSFTGSTAVGRQIGATAGAAVKRVALELGGKSANVILPGADLVKAVAAGVGHVMNNSGQSCNALTRMLVHRDHYEEAVSLAAAAVADYPTGDPREAGVRIGPVVNAKQHERVRGFIAKGLEEGARLVAGGPDAPLEQGYFVAPTVFADVTPDMTIAQEEIFGPVLSILRYEDEEEALRIANGTVYGLGGAVWAADDETAVAFARRMDTGQVDINGGRFNVLAPFGGYKQSGVGRELGAHGLAEYLQTKSLQF is encoded by the coding sequence ATGAAGGCCCACGACGGGATGTACATCGACGGCGCGTGGCGGCCCGCCGCCGGCAGCGATCTGATCGAGGTCGTCAACCCGGCCGTCGGCAAGGTCATCGCGCAGGTCCCGGCCGGTACCGAAGAGGACGTCGACGCCGCCGTACGCGCGGCCCGTGCGGCCCTCCCCGGCTGGGCGGCCACGGCACCGGCCGAGCGGGCCGCCCTGATCGGCGCGCTCCGCGACGCACTGGTCGCCCGCACGGGCGAGCTGACCGAGACCATCACCGCCGAGCTCGGATCCCCGCTCGGCTTCTCGAAGGCGGTCCACGTCGGCGCACCGATCGCCGTGGCCTCCTCCTACGCCGAACTCGCCTCCTCGTACGCCTTCGAGGAGCGGGTCGGGAACTCCACCGTGCTGCTGGAGCCGATCGGGGTGGTCGCGGCCATCACGCCGTGGAACTATCCCCTGCACCAGGTCGTTGCAAAGGTGGCACCCGCTCTCGCCGCCGGCTGCACCCTCGTCCTCAAGCCGGCCGAGGACACCCCGCTGACCGCACAGCTCTTCGCCGAAGCCGTGCACGAGGTGGGCATCCCGGCCGGAGTCTTCAACCTGGTGACCGGTACCGGTCCGGTCGCCGGTCAGGCCCTCGCCGCGCACGAGGGAGTCGACCTCGTCTCCTTCACCGGCTCGACCGCGGTCGGCAGGCAGATCGGCGCCACGGCCGGCGCCGCGGTCAAGCGGGTCGCGCTCGAACTGGGCGGCAAGTCCGCCAACGTCATCCTGCCCGGGGCCGACCTGGTCAAGGCCGTCGCGGCCGGCGTCGGGCACGTGATGAACAACAGCGGCCAGAGCTGCAACGCGCTCACCCGGATGCTCGTCCACCGGGACCACTACGAGGAGGCCGTCTCGCTCGCGGCCGCCGCCGTCGCCGACTACCCCACCGGTGATCCCCGCGAGGCCGGTGTCCGCATCGGCCCGGTCGTCAACGCCAAGCAGCACGAGCGCGTCCGCGGCTTCATCGCCAAGGGCCTGGAGGAAGGCGCGCGCCTCGTCGCAGGCGGGCCCGACGCACCCCTGGAGCAGGGGTACTTCGTGGCGCCGACGGTGTTCGCCGACGTCACGCCCGACATGACCATCGCCCAGGAGGAGATCTTCGGCCCGGTGCTGTCGATCCTCCGCTACGAGGACGAGGAGGAGGCCCTCCGCATCGCCAACGGCACCGTCTACGGCCTCGGCGGCGCCGTCTGGGCCGCCGACGACGAAACGGCCGTGGCCTTCGCACGCCGGATGGACACCGGGCAAGTGGACATCAACGGCGGCCGCTTCAACGTGCTCGCGCCCTTCGGCGGCTACAAGCAGTCGGGTGTCGGCCGCGAGCTGGGCGCGCACGGTCTGGCGGAGTACCTCCAGACCAAGTCCCTGCAGTTCTGA
- a CDS encoding molybdopterin-dependent oxidoreductase, which yields MPRTALRICPLCEATCGLTLTLSDGVVTGARGDREDVFSRGFICPKGAAFGALDSDPDRLRGPLVRRDGRLREATWEEAFEAIATAVPALVREYGAQSVGVVLGNPNVHTMAGALYPPLLLKSLATRNLFTASTLDQMPKHVSSGLLFGDPFAIPVPDLDRTDFLLLLGANPVESNGSLCTAPDFPGRLKALRARGGTLVVVDPRRTRTAALADRHLAPRPGSDALLLAALAQTLIEEELADPGALEEHCDGIGELGAALGSFTPEAVAPACDLTAAEIRTLARELAAAPTAAVYARIGSCTVEFGTLASWLVDVLNILTGNLDRPGGALFPLSATAPAGRPAGPGRGFALGRWSSRVAGHPEVKGELPMAALAEEIETPGDGRIRVLLAIAANPVLSAPDGDRLDRALSGLDFMVSVDPYLNETSRHAHVVLPPPPPSQSAHFDFAFNGFAVRNQARYSPAALPLADGRMDECEIHARLILAVSGLHGAPPEAVDERVIADSLARAVTDPHSPLHGGDPQELARQLSGRTGPERRLDLMLRTGPYDLTLDDLRQAPHGIDLGPLRPRLPGVLKTRSGRIELLPDPIAAELPRLRTALAARPAALVLVGRRHLRSNNSWLHNVPALTGGSNRCTLHVHPRDADRLGLVDGGHARITADGGSLEVPVEVTDAVRSGVVSLPHGWGHDRSGSRLSVAAASPGANVNQLLDGSHIDRLSGTAVLNGFPVELMPLL from the coding sequence ATGCCCCGCACCGCCCTGCGTATCTGCCCCCTCTGCGAAGCCACCTGCGGACTCACCCTCACGCTCTCGGACGGCGTGGTCACCGGAGCCCGTGGTGACCGCGAGGACGTCTTCAGCCGCGGTTTCATCTGCCCCAAGGGAGCCGCGTTCGGAGCGCTCGACTCCGACCCCGACCGGTTGCGGGGCCCGCTCGTCCGGCGTGACGGCCGACTGCGCGAGGCCACCTGGGAGGAGGCCTTCGAAGCCATCGCGACCGCCGTCCCCGCCCTGGTCCGGGAGTACGGGGCCCAGTCCGTCGGCGTCGTCCTGGGCAACCCGAACGTCCACACCATGGCCGGCGCGCTCTACCCACCGCTGCTCCTCAAAAGCCTCGCCACCCGCAACCTCTTCACCGCCAGCACCCTCGACCAGATGCCGAAACACGTGTCCAGCGGGCTGCTCTTCGGCGACCCCTTCGCCATCCCGGTACCCGACCTCGACCGGACCGACTTCCTGCTGCTCCTGGGCGCGAACCCGGTCGAGTCCAACGGCTCCCTGTGCACCGCCCCCGACTTCCCGGGCCGGCTCAAGGCCCTGCGCGCCCGCGGCGGCACCCTGGTCGTCGTCGACCCGCGCCGTACGCGCACCGCCGCGCTCGCCGACCGTCACCTCGCGCCGCGACCCGGCAGTGACGCGCTGCTGCTCGCCGCCCTCGCGCAGACCCTGATCGAGGAGGAGCTCGCCGACCCGGGCGCGCTGGAGGAACACTGCGACGGCATCGGGGAACTCGGCGCCGCACTCGGGAGTTTCACTCCTGAGGCCGTCGCACCCGCATGCGACCTCACCGCCGCCGAGATACGCACCCTCGCCCGCGAGCTCGCGGCCGCACCCACCGCCGCCGTCTACGCCCGGATCGGCAGCTGCACCGTCGAGTTCGGCACGCTCGCGAGCTGGCTGGTCGACGTACTGAACATCCTCACCGGCAACCTCGACCGGCCGGGCGGAGCCCTCTTCCCGCTTTCCGCGACTGCACCCGCCGGCCGCCCCGCGGGCCCGGGCAGGGGGTTCGCGCTCGGCCGCTGGTCGAGCCGGGTCGCCGGCCACCCCGAGGTCAAGGGCGAGCTGCCCATGGCCGCTCTCGCCGAGGAGATCGAGACCCCGGGTGACGGGCGGATCCGGGTCCTGCTGGCCATCGCCGCCAACCCGGTCCTGTCCGCACCCGACGGCGACCGGCTGGACCGGGCGCTGTCCGGGCTGGATTTCATGGTCTCGGTCGACCCCTACCTGAACGAGACCTCGCGCCACGCCCACGTCGTCCTGCCACCGCCGCCGCCCTCGCAGAGCGCACACTTCGACTTCGCGTTCAACGGGTTCGCCGTGCGCAACCAAGCCCGCTACTCGCCCGCCGCCCTCCCGCTGGCGGACGGGCGCATGGACGAGTGCGAGATCCACGCGCGCCTGATCCTCGCCGTGTCCGGGCTGCACGGAGCGCCGCCGGAGGCGGTGGACGAGCGCGTCATCGCCGACAGCCTGGCCCGGGCCGTCACCGATCCCCACTCGCCGCTCCACGGCGGGGACCCGCAGGAGCTGGCACGTCAGCTCTCCGGCCGCACAGGACCCGAGCGGCGCCTCGACCTGATGCTGCGCACGGGCCCCTACGACCTGACGCTCGACGACCTGCGGCAGGCACCGCACGGCATCGACCTGGGCCCGCTGCGCCCCCGGCTCCCGGGTGTGCTGAAGACCCGCAGCGGCAGGATCGAGCTGCTTCCGGACCCGATCGCGGCCGAACTCCCCAGGCTGCGCACGGCGCTCGCCGCCCGCCCCGCCGCCCTGGTGCTCGTGGGCCGCCGCCATCTGCGGTCCAACAACAGCTGGTTGCACAACGTCCCGGCCCTCACCGGAGGTTCCAACCGCTGCACCCTTCACGTCCATCCGCGGGACGCGGACCGGCTCGGCCTCGTCGACGGCGGGCACGCCAGGATCACCGCCGACGGCGGGAGCCTGGAGGTGCCGGTCGAGGTCACCGACGCCGTCCGCAGCGGCGTGGTGAGCCTTCCGCACGGCTGGGGCCACGACCGGTCCGGCTCGCGGCTGTCGGTGGCGGCCGCGTCTCCCGGAGCGAACGTCAACCAGCTGCTCGACGGCAGCCACATCGACCGGCTGTCCGGCACGGCGGTGCTCAACGGCTTCCCCGTTGAGCTCATGCCACTGCTCTGA